GGTGGTACCTTTCTTATCGGTTTCTCGGGCGGTACGACTTTGCCGAGCTCGTTTATTCGCGGAGTACCATCTTCCTTAGGCTTCTTCAGAATCGATTTCGGTTGAAGGTTCGTAGGCGACGAGGGTGATCGAACCCAAATCGATGGACTCGTCGAATCGTCCGTGATCGAAGGGTCGCCGTATTCGGAAAAGTGTGGCTTGTCGAAACTATCGAAGTGGGGGATAGGTCTACCTCTCGGATGATACGTGTCTTCCTCTTCCATGACTCGTCTCGCCAAGATTCTTTGcttcaaatttttcaaatcctCGCTGTCGGCGCTGCTTATCTCTTCGGACGATTCTTCCGACGTCTCGAtactctcctcctcttccgcCCGCTCTTCCACCtgctcttcctctttctcttcccgcACTCGCTCGTCCCTTCGCTCTTGCTCTTCCGATGAGATCTGTATACATACGGACGCACAGTCGTTACCTTACGTTGTAATGAAAATACCGGCATCGACCGATCTTGTTACTTTGTACAGGATGACTTTGAAAAAGCacgactttttttatttttttggggAAAGACATTCTTCGTACGAACGTAGGACGCTCGAAAGTTCGTCGATTCGTTTCAAAGTCACGCCGTACAGTTTTATAGCGCATAACAGAGCGAAACGGACACACCTCTCGAAACGGAGAAATCGTCCGATTGGTGGAATCGTCGGCTCCCAAGCCTATCGATTTCTCTACCAAAGTTTCCTCGAGCAAAGGCACGTTGGTTTCGTGCCATCTGCGCAGACGTTCGGCTCCCTCCTCGTCGCTGCTCCTCCTCCAAGGCCTTGCGGTAATGGTTTCCTCCTCGGTAGGTAGATTTGGATCGGATCTAGCCTCGACGTCCGGTAACAGCGACGGAGAGAAAAGCTTCGTAGGTTTGTAGACCCCCTCGACCTGGCCCTCGCTCAATCTTCTGCGAGCTTTCTTGGCTTGCCAAGAGGAGATCAGGTTCTGCGTGGCTCCACCGGAGTTGGACAACTTTCTTCGAAGAGACGGCGCTTTTGCGGTTTTCAGAGCTCCTCCCATCTCGAAGTCCTGTCTCGCGATAGAAGCCAGTTCTCCGGTTTTTCTCTCCAACGCTTCCTTTCTCCTCGCGCTTTCCGACTCTTTCTCGGCCTCCATCGCTTTATAGAAACGTTCCATGGCACGTTCGTGTAACATTTCCGTAGAGCTGACCGCCTCGCGCAGTATCTCTATCGCTTCGTGCTCTTTACTGAATAATTcgggaagagacagagacatcGGCGGCGGTACCAaatcctcctcgtcctccatCACCTCCGTCGTACCTCGTTTCGATCCTAAAAGAAATACATCCGCCAAGTGGCATGTACGAGCGAAACGAAGATCAAGTAGCTTCGCGAACGGTTAAGATTTCGATGTTACGCGGATTACGGTTTATCTCGTTAAATCTTTACCCGTCGAGCCTGATCCTTTATCATCCTCCTTGTTCTCGATTTCGTCCTTCGGATATAGGACCAACATGAATTCCGAACTACCGTGTAGCATGTCGTTGTTCTCTCTAGGCGATGCCGCCAATTGCGTCGCATCGAGCTCGTCGCTCAAACCGTTTTGCTTCTTCAAGATCGATATGGGTCGGAGGAGCGGAGAACGCGACCCATTTCCCCCTTCCCCTGAATTCTCTCGGGTTTGAGACAACGAAAGAGGAGACGAGCTTCCTTCTCTCGATCGCGACGAAGAACGGCCGATCGGAGGATCGGTCTTGGGCGATGGCGAGACCGTTACGACGGCGGACGTCGGCGACGTCGgtcttcctttcgtttcagCGGCAGCTGAAACTGTCGGGGACGTTGGGTCTCTCTTTTCAGTCTCCGAGCCTTcctaaaataatcgataatacgaTCACGTACTAGGAGTGACGACGCGcgatcaaatatatttataacaattgttCGTTTTCGATACCTgcaattcgttcgttttcacAGAGGAAGCGTCTCGTCGTACCGTATGATTCTCCGCTCGATTTTCGTATCTGGAAGACGAGTGATCTCTCGACCTGGCGGGTGGTACAGGCGGTACGGTTCTTTCGACGTGAATCGTAGTGTCCGGACCGAAGGTGACTCTGCTGTCCGCCCTCGATGGTCTTTCCATCGACAATCTTTGCGCCGACGAAGATCGTCCTCCGAAACGAGATCGCCCGTCCATCCCTGCTTCTTCTCTCGTGAGGCTTCTGCTCCTCGGAGCCGGCTCGACGAAGCTAACCTCGCGCTTGTCACCGCGCGATCGACTGATCTCCCGTTGGCTCTGAGACTTTCCAGTTAATTGCGGCGACGTTGCCCTAACGCACGCGAGACATCGACAATTTCGTTAATTCGATCTAAGCGAGTCGTCCATCCTTTCGGACCGTTCGTTCTCCTACCCTTTATTCAAATCCGGAATGAAGATGATGTCGCTTTCCTCGCTCGGATCGCTCACTCCGTATGGATTCTCTGCCTTTACTCGAAATCTGTACTCCGAGCCTTCGAGCAATTCGGTCAGCGTTGCCGCGGTTTGACGGCTCGTCGTTGCCTTCAACCATACCTCCCAACCGATCTAAGATTGCGTCATCGTTGAAtcatttaagaaagaaaaaggaactagagagggaaagaagaaacaagacgAGTAAATTCTTAAAACGAGTCGCAGCCCGTTTCCTTACTCTGTAATATTCGACGATGTAAGTGCCGATCTTACAGCCGCCGTCGTCCTCCGGTTCTTTCCAGGATAACGTGACGGATCTGCCCAAAGTCATCGTGACGTTTACCTTTCCGGGTGCAGCTGGTCGATCTGCGACAAAATAACAAAAGGAAGACTTTGAGAAAAGCCTTGCGAGAAGATCCAAGCCAGCGAGTCCTTCTCGTCGCCTAAAACCAACCTGTAACCGTAACGAGAAAGGAGGATGCGTCTTCGCCGAGTTTGTTTCTAGCTTTTACCGTGTACTCTCCTCTGTCGAAACGCTTTGCGTCCGGTATCTTTAAAACCGACTCGCCGTCCATAGATTCGAAAATGTGCCGCGTGTCCTGGGAGAGAGGTTCTCCGTCGTGGAACCAAGCTACGGTAGGCGGTGGTCTTCCGGCTAAAGACACTTTCAATCTGATCGTTTCGTCCTGCTCGAAAAGGAGACCGTCCTCGTACTGCCTCGGTAGTCGTATCTTTGGAAACGCTGAGAGCGGATAACGTGCGATAAATCACGGTGCGTCTCGTTTTTAATCGTAGAGCGTCTTGCGACTTTGATTCGTCGCCTTCGATATCCCCACTAACCTTCGAGAATCAGTCTGGCTTTGGTACTAACGTGGCCAGCTCTGTTCGTTGCGGTACACTTGATTTCACCCTCGTCGTTAAGAGCCGTCTGATGTATAAGTAGTACGCTTTTCCCATTTTCGGTCAAGATTCTCGTTCGTCTACTGCTAAAAATTTCGAAGCCGTCCTTGAACCAAGAGATCTTTGGCAAGGGTGTTCCCGTAAATCTCACTACGAATTCCgcctaaaaatatattattttgcataGGGCAGTTCGTAGAATTACGCTTCCAAAGCAGAGTACTTTTAACGAAGTACGACACCTGTTCGTTCTCCAAAGCGATCAAGTCGTCGAGTTCGAGGTCGAACTGCGGGGCGGATGCAGCGGCTCGTTGCAACGTTACCGTCAAGGGATCCGACAGCTCGCTAGGAGCTGAGAGACCTACCGCATTCTGTGCTCTGACCCTGAACTGATAACGCCATCCTGGCTCAAGACCGCTCAACGTTAGTTCCGGAAAAGTGCAGAGGCCAGGCTTACTACGCACCCAATGAGCCGAACCCATTCGTCGATGTTCGACCAGATAACCTACGATGGCCGATCCGCCGTTACTGGGCGATCGTTCCCAGCGTATTCCAACGACGTCCGGTTGCGCGTCGTCCGTTCCTGGTATCAGAATTGGCTTGCCCGGAGGTGCTGGCAATCCTGACAATAAATCGTACGTGCGTGTCCGTGTATTCTGTCATTTTCAACCGAGATCGACAACGGTCGAGGTACTAATAAGCCGATCAACGAGACAGAGATTTCTCGCGAGTCTTGACGCGGGCGTGAACGAAATATCTTCGTTAACGATTAGGAGGAAACGTTGAAAACGTATAGAAAATTAACgtaaagagagggaaagagaaggaggatcgTCCGCGCATGCCAGAACGATGCTTACGTGCTTGTCGCGTAGAATAGACGATCTCTAACACAGGTTTGCACGTGGCGTTCctaaaataaaatgtgaaaCGTTTGGCAAGCCGAGGATCGCTAGACCACCGTCTTCACGGTGGGAAGGCTATGCGAGAGGAGCTAAGCCGACATCGGACACCAACTCGATCCGTCTACGATCGTCTCGTACAATGCTTCTCGCGTTTTCGCGATTTCGATACCAACCGAAAATTCTACTCTCGTCACGATTATCTCGCCTCGGTCGTTTACGTTTACAGCGACGTTGCGTAAATCGATTCTTTCATCTCCTTCTTATCGTTTCCTGAGAATATTCCAAATTGGCATTAAATCTTGGAATTTCTAGTATGCTCGATAGCTCTTCAAAAACTGCGATTGCTCAATAATCGAATACGAAGCGATACGTCAAGTCGACCTTATATTTTCGTACTCGCCCCATGCGTTAGACGGATAGCTACCCatcgttaaaataaacatCCTCGAATCACGCCAGTTAATTTTAGATCCCCGAAAGATTtcgtgataaataaatagacaaTAGCCGATCGAATCTTCAGCCCCGAATGGGAAACTTACTTGCACGTacgcacaaaaaaaaaagaaaaagaggaaacttTGTAACTTTGTAACTCCGATTCTGTTTATCGATTGACACGAGCGATCGGCTAGTTTGAAAAGTTGATGAAAAAGTCGAGTCCGTCGAAGAAACGATCGCTTGCTGAAATGTGCGGGTCTACCTGGTCCGTCCCAGCGTGGTCTTTTGGACGAGCTCGCTAGAGAGATGCTCTTGGAATAGTGTCTCTTTGTAGTCGCGTTCCCCATGATCgtacttcctcttcttcctccgcGTCGAGCGTGGCTCGACGAGCGCGCTTTTTCTGGCCAGGGTTTCGAGCTTTTCGCGGCGTTATCGGTGCTAAAAGCGAAGATCACGATTGGAAGAGACGGCGGAATTTGCGCTCGCTTCCGCGTGCACCGAACGGCGAGGGAAGGAAGGTAAGAGCGCGTCTGCCGGAGGAttcgaaagatgaaaaaaaataacgaatccGCTCCGTCCTTCGGTCTTGACCGTATCGGAGATAgatggacagagagagagagagagagagagagagagagagagagagagagagaaaaagtgcgtgaaagagagatcgagacTCGGCTCGATATAGCTCGAGGCTCGGTGCGGCACTGCCGGACCTCCTCGTAATCGACGAACGTGGCGACGCCAGACTCTTCGGGCTTCTTCCACGTCTATCTTTATTCCGCTCCTATCCCtccccttcttttctctctatctctcttttcccctcttcctccttttttccctGATTTTCCTCAAATCTAATTCTCTCGTTGATacattttcatcgattataCTTTCATCATAAGTTAAgccgtttttatttattgtaatatatgttGTCTTTTACAATTCATTTACataataaacgtatatattatgtaaatgctatatgtatatatgtatatatatataaaatagagaatataCCTGCatgtattatgtaaatataatatatatgcatatgtgtatatatatatatatatgtatataaaacgataattttcataacgtatttcttccttcttcgtacgagtagttttataaaaataaaatattaatgatcgaTATTACAGATCTCATTCAGATTCGACAAACATGCAAGATCTATATCTTTTCGCAAAGATTCGTTAGGAAAATTGGCACGATTTGTAACCTCagcgtataataattttaacatttttcgtATTCTTGCCGAGACTAATAGGAACGTGTGACTTAACGATACGTTTTCAcgtcaatttcaattttattacaaatatatataagcatatGGAGAAAGCCGACGTATACTCGCGAATCTTTGCAATTGGTAAATGCGAAAAGtttaattaatctattttCGTGCAATTCGAGATTTAGGACACGAGAGCTAATAGACATTTCTTGTAATGTCCAGAACAATCACCCTGCaacaataataaacattacatTTCCATTATGCCATGTAATACAGcgaattgtaaaaaataaatcaaagagaTTACTAACGGATATAAAATCCTCTAGCGATTCACCATACTCTTCCTTAAACGCTTCTTTTATCTCCCCCATGTCAACCTCGGAACGCGTGACGACCAATCTGATGAGACGACTGTCGTCCGTTCCCAAACCTTTCATACTTTTGTACAATTGTTCGGCGAAGAAAGCAGCTCTGTTGTTGACACATTTCactatttcgaaataatgatACATACGTTGTtattaaacgtataaaatatgaagaaaagagTGTTTAAGTAGTCGAAATGCGCGTACATACCAATAGCAAGGAGACCTTTTTTAACGTCCCctgaaaattcattttctatagCAGTTTCTATAGTATGACCAGTTATGCTTTCATACTCTCGGAAAATTTGTTTCAGTTGAGGTACATTTCTCTGGACAAGGATCGCGTTAAACATCGACTCGTCGGTTCCAAATCGGAGTTCGCCTGTACGTAATAAAGACGCGTTTAGGATCTACTTTGAtcattttaaatcgatcgaattgataagaagaaaatagaatgttTACTAGTCCATCGATATTGGCAAAAGTTAACGTACCAGCTTGTAGAAGAACTTTCGCATCTTCCATGGCACTGGCTGGGTCTACGTCGAATGATTCATCTCTATTGGCGCAGCACAATGAGACCATTAAACGTTTGAAATTCCCAGATGTGTCCGATCTTAAATCATCTTCTAAATTTCTACGGTAcactaaaaagaaagatgcatTCGATGAGTGGTCCAAGGATAAGGTACGAACGTCGAGAATGACTATATAAACAACTTACTAGCTTCGTAGGCTTCTTTGATAACACGGATTTCATGGTTCGACATCGtacataatatttcaataagtACGCATTCGTCCGTACCGATACCGGACATGGCATCGTGTAGTTCTTTGGCATAGAATTGCGGCAATGGCATCACCATAGCAAGAATTAGTTTTTCAAAGTTTCCAGACAATTCCGATTTTAAATCCTTTATCATATCCTAAAGAATGAAGCACGTTAGATCTCcataaaagatattaacatTAAACGTGGAACTTACTTTTCCATAAAGCGTTTTAAATTGAGAAGCAATTTCTTGTCGCTGCAAGTTACTTCGATTGGCAAGAACATTGATAATGGCCTTTTCATCCGTACCAAATCCTTTCATAGCTTTTCTTATAACTTCCGCGTCGGCTCTGGCATCAAAGCCGTTATAAGGTACCACAGTGGGTGACAactgaaatagaaaaatacgcaTGGATAAGAACTTTTGTTCCACGCAACGATAACTTATCATCGAATGAAAAACAGAAACCAAGAACCGTGCCATTTAATGTAATTACTTATAGCCTGATAAACGAACAATCTCACCTTATTCGCGCTGCAGCTCCGGGGGGCT
This window of the Vespula vulgaris chromosome 6, iyVesVulg1.1, whole genome shotgun sequence genome carries:
- the LOC127064570 gene encoding titin homolog — protein: MGNATTKRHYSKSISLASSSKRPRWDGPGLPAPPGKPILIPGTDDAQPDVVGIRWERSPSNGGSAIVGYLVEHRRMGSAHWVRSKPGLCTFPELTLSGLEPGWRYQFRVRAQNAVGLSAPSELSDPLTVTLQRAAASAPQFDLELDDLIALENEQAEFVVRFTGTPLPKISWFKDGFEIFSSRRTRILTENGKSVLLIHQTALNDEGEIKCTATNRAGHVSTKARLILEAFPKIRLPRQYEDGLLFEQDETIRLKVSLAGRPPPTVAWFHDGEPLSQDTRHIFESMDGESVLKIPDAKRFDRGEYTVKARNKLGEDASSFLVTVTDRPAAPGKVNVTMTLGRSVTLSWKEPEDDGGCKIGTYIVEYYRIGWEVWLKATTSRQTAATLTELLEGSEYRFRVKAENPYGVSDPSEESDIIFIPDLNKGATSPQLTGKSQSQREISRSRGDKREVSFVEPAPRSRSLTREEAGMDGRSRFGGRSSSAQRLSMERPSRADSRVTFGPDTTIHVERTVPPVPPARSRDHSSSRYENRAENHTVRRDASSVKTNELQEGSETEKRDPTSPTVSAAAETKGRPTSPTSAVVTVSPSPKTDPPIGRSSSRSREGSSSPLSLSQTRENSGEGGNGSRSPLLRPISILKKQNGLSDELDATQLAASPRENNDMLHGSSEFMLVLYPKDEIENKEDDKGSGSTGSKRGTTEVMEDEEDLVPPPMSLSLPELFSKEHEAIEILREAVSSTEMLHERAMERFYKAMEAEKESESARRKEALERKTGELASIARQDFEMGGALKTAKAPSLRRKLSNSGGATQNLISSWQAKKARRRLSEGQVEGVYKPTKLFSPSLLPDVEARSDPNLPTEEETITARPWRRSSDEEGAERLRRWHETNVPLLEETLVEKSIGLGADDSTNRTISPFREISSEEQERRDERVREEKEEEQVEERAEEEESIETSEESSEEISSADSEDLKNLKQRILARRVMEEEDTYHPRGRPIPHFDSFDKPHFSEYGDPSITDDSTSPSIWVRSPSSPTNLQPKSILKKPKEDGTPRINELGKVVPPEKPIRKVPPVRQEEASDPNGRNLDDTSEYYDAMKPGVMSESDTDSVLSAGEAAKNRRIQAKMRSATPEDETNEADVEARMAVVSHYTEIVREHSSSHNPVAAGRVRDEGSSRGSSSEKDRRSDGPSKNKVSAVTAIKQAGEGEQASAAGEAIGKRKNSVGSRGTTPSRDPRLLKERRESRASSRTSSPSSRSRNVSVERGTASRSSSKTRVRAPSRERNDRPGSRTTSEERALARERSVDRSARNAKGTSRSSSRDRQRATTPAELKIERLQRALESKKYRARNRTRSDIDKYYPESFPTDRASDKRLALQARNAVKSTVNYITDLTLLMAAVYVYLFKKETMAIPFIALLLYRRIQEGIRERISGRWWSSKRKH
- the LOC127064580 gene encoding annexin B11-like isoform X4; this encodes MKGFGTDEKAIINVLANRSNLQRQEIASQFKTLYGKDMIKDLKSELSGNFEKLILAMVMPLPQFYAKELHDAMSGIGTDECVLIEILCTMSNHEIRVIKEAYEAMYRRNLEDDLRSDTSGNFKRLMVSLCCANRDESFDVDPASAMEDAKVLLQAGELRFGTDESMFNAILVQRNVPQLKQIFREYESITGHTIETAIENEFSGDVKKGLLAIVKCVNNRAAFFAEQLYKSMKGLGTDDSRLIRLVVTRSEVDMGEIKEAFKEEYGESLEDFISGDCSGHYKKCLLALVS
- the LOC127064580 gene encoding annexin B11-like isoform X3, with product MSYGYQLSPTVVPYNGFDARADAEVIRKAMKGFGTDEKAIINVLANRSNLQRQEIASQFKTLYGKDMIKDLKSELSGNFEKLILAMVMPLPQFYAKELHDAMSGIGTDECVLIEILCTMSNHEIRVIKEAYEAMYRRNLEDDLRSDTSGNFKRLMVSLCCANRDESFDVDPASAMEDAKVLLQAGELRFGTDESMFNAILVQRNVPQLKQIFREYESITGHTIETAIENEFSGDVKKGLLAIVKCVNNRAAFFAEQLYKSMKGLGTDDSRLIRLVVTRSEVDMGEIKEAFKEEYGESLEDFISGDCSGHYKKCLLALVS
- the LOC127064580 gene encoding annexin B9-like isoform X2, which gives rise to MSYGYQFPGRGPPPTSFGVPPGTPSAPGAPPHMQTTNTGFPNAAPVSFGMPQPYSPYASSPYPMQPSRSNPAQVSCATSQSQFPQQMPYPPQPQQNIYPPQPTSYPSSYPSSRMPESSYRQQSSIYPNLPREQNMHCFGDRNSSSLSNPNMSLSSNSAPYPGGSYHGGQGLGNLYSPYGANSPLASGRVAPAPRSCSANKLSPTVVPYNGFDARADAEVIRKAMKGFGTDEKAIINVLANRSNLQRQEIASQFKTLYGKDMIKDLKSELSGNFEKLILAMVMPLPQFYAKELHDAMSGIGTDECVLIEILCTMSNHEIRVIKEAYEAMYRRNLEDDLRSDTSGNFKRLMVSLCCANRDESFDVDPASAMEDAKVLLQAGELRFGTDESMFNAILVQRNVPQLKQIFREYESITGHTIETAIENEFSGDVKKGLLAIVKCVNNRAAFFAEQLYKSMKGLGTDDSRLIRLVVTRSEVDMGEIKEAFKEEYGESLEDFISGDCSGHYKKCLLALVS
- the LOC127064580 gene encoding annexin B9-like isoform X1, which encodes MSYGYQGPPVIQFPGRGPPPTSFGVPPGTPSAPGAPPHMQTTNTGFPNAAPVSFGMPQPYSPYASSPYPMQPSRSNPAQVSCATSQSQFPQQMPYPPQPQQNIYPPQPTSYPSSYPSSRMPESSYRQQSSIYPNLPREQNMHCFGDRNSSSLSNPNMSLSSNSAPYPGGSYHGGQGLGNLYSPYGANSPLASGRVAPAPRSCSANKLSPTVVPYNGFDARADAEVIRKAMKGFGTDEKAIINVLANRSNLQRQEIASQFKTLYGKDMIKDLKSELSGNFEKLILAMVMPLPQFYAKELHDAMSGIGTDECVLIEILCTMSNHEIRVIKEAYEAMYRRNLEDDLRSDTSGNFKRLMVSLCCANRDESFDVDPASAMEDAKVLLQAGELRFGTDESMFNAILVQRNVPQLKQIFREYESITGHTIETAIENEFSGDVKKGLLAIVKCVNNRAAFFAEQLYKSMKGLGTDDSRLIRLVVTRSEVDMGEIKEAFKEEYGESLEDFISGDCSGHYKKCLLALVS